In Gossypium arboreum isolate Shixiya-1 chromosome 3, ASM2569848v2, whole genome shotgun sequence, the sequence TTGTTTGATGGAAGTGCCGTTGAATTAGTGTGGTACAAAGAATGAAGCACTTGTTCTTCATTGTAAAGCGTCTTTGAGAAACTGATTTTGCTGCTGTTGTTGATCTATTTTAGGGCCTTTTCAACTCAATAGCCTATGGTTTGAATGCTTCAGTAAGGCGAGCAATTTCTGAAAGACTGGAACTGTAAGTAGCGAATTCTGAATTTCTTATACATTGCTTGATAGGATCTGTCAGGACTTCTCCATGTATAATATTTAGACCACTCAATATATTGAACATCACATTTGACATTTTGTGCAATCCTCTGCAATTTTTTACCATGGATTAATAATTACACCTGTACAAGGACCAGGTTATCTATTGGGTTGAGTCTTGGACACTATTTTCAAACCTGGGCCTTGCTTGGGATTTTCTTTTGGTCCTGTAAGACCCAACGATCTAGTTGCGGTCTTGGGCAAAGAATTTAAAAAGCCAGCCAAGCCTAAACCTGTTCCATGCAACAATCTAGTAGCGTTGTAGTGCTAGAAATCATGTCTCCGATATTTTCTTGGTTTATGAGTAAGGGTAAATTGTAATGAAGAAATAAGAGACCACATAGCAGGTGAACTTTAAATATTGATTGATAGCGGCTTCTCCTCCAGGTTTTAAAACATTGGATATCTGCTAGGAAATATGATAGAAACCAAGAAGCATGTTTTAGGTgtagtttcttttatttttggtaTTTGCTGCTTTTGCAATAGTTATTTTCAGTGGAAGAATGAGTGGCTGCATCCTTCACCAGGTTTTGGCCAGAAAGACTTAAGAGATGGTTCCCCAACAGTTCAAGACATAGAAACCAACAGCAACAGAGTGAATTGGTCTCCCTTAAAGTTCAGGACCAGCAATAACTGGCAGTTGGACATTTGCCCTTACCAAAACATCAAGTGCATTGCTAGCTTTGTCACAGTTTTGTAGATATTCTTTCTTTAAATTGTTGGGAGACAATTGAAGCTGGTGTTCGAGTGAAAACTATAATCGGATTGGATCATTTCTTACCTCGACACTTCACAAGACTGATGCTATATGAGGCAGCATCTGTAATTTTGAAATAGACCACGGCCACAAATGGGCGTCTCGCAACGTGGCCCTTATTTTTTAGCTAATAGTGTCTTGTGCTTAGTTGTTCATATGCTGTTGTGCCCTGTTAGTTGATTGGTTAACAATTGTGTGAAGTTGGAATTGAAGTAAGTTTGTTCGTTTAATCAATCAATCGATTAATGATTCTTGTATGATTCTGGTACATTGTTATCATCAAATTCTAGTATAAAATTGTTTAAAAGCTTCCgctgttaatttatttatttttcagcaAGACTACCTAGACCTTGGCCTTTACATCTAAAGGCTGCACGCCTTTGCTATACCAGGATTCAGTATAAGGAACTTTGAAGTTGACACCTTGTAAGCCCATAAACAGCTAACAAAAATCTCAATCTATTTCTTTTCTGACTAATTCAGATATTTTTCAAACTTTTAAGGTTTTGCTGAGTTGAAATTAATAAAAGGGAAGCTTACATTTGGTGATAGTATGATGTCTACCAAAGCTAGTTGTCGGGCAATCTGAAGGAAGCAGTAGGTGCTCTTGATTATATTTGACAGACACAAGGCAAAGGCCATGCGGTGGGGCAGACAAGGCGTATTTGGCCAGCTCTCTGCGGTCTAGAGTTGCCAAAATCTTTGGAACAATCTCTGTAGGAATTGCTTCCTTTCCAATTTGAATCAACAAAGCAACCTACATAACTCACAAGTTAGAACCAAGAAAAGTAACACCTATTCAAGTGAAAGATGATAGACCCAGAGCAAATTTCCTCTCCACGAGCTTAAAAAATTGCAATGTAAGTTACTCCTAGTTAACACCTATTCAAGTGTAAAAACAACTAAGGTGACCTATTTTATTTTGCAACAACTCACCATGTTTCGAACTTGTCGATACAAAAAACCGGAACCTTCAACCTCCAGCTGTATAAGAGGCCCCTGTACAACAAACCAATAAAGGGTCACAGGAACACTGAGAGGGTAATACGGAAACAAACTGGTTTCAAATTGAGCTAGTAAATCAACGATAGCTAGAAGCTAAAGTTTTAAGAATGAACCGGTTTTTGAAGGAACATAAAGTATTACAGGGACGAGCAATTACCATTTCAATGACATCAAAGCGGAATATTGTCTTCACAGGATCTGGAACTCGATCATTACGTGAAGCATTAACGAAAGCTGAGAAGTCATGCTTTCCGATAAACATTTTTGCTGCTTCTCTCATGGCTGCTGTATTGAGTTTATAAACACTATGATAAACATAATGACGCTGAAATGGATCCATGATGGTGTCATTATAAATCTTGTAGTGGTAAACCTTGCTTTTTGCTGAAAACCGAGCATGAAATTCAAGTGTTGCGGCACTGATCTCTCTAACCCTGATGTCAGAAGGAAGAAGCCCGTTTAGAGCAGCATGAGTGGTCTCCAAGCTGTCATAATTGAAAGGTGTAATGAAGTGTGCCACCTGAAAATCTTAATTGACTGTAAGTTTGGGAGTTATTGATGGATGCTTGCCAAATCCTCATACAAGTAAGAAAGTCAGACCTGACCCCAGGCGTGAACTCCCGTATCTGTCCTACTAGCACCAACAAAGTGGAGACACTCCCGCTCGAGCTTTGTTATTTGAATTAAAGCCTTTTCTACAATGCACTGTATAGTTGGTGGTGAAACTTGAAATTGCCAACCTGAAATAGATGGTGATGCTCAATATTCAAGATGTAAAGACACCGAAGCCTTGCCATCAATCAAAGGTGTtaaagcatgttttaaggccATTGGATTTTGTAAAGAAGGATTGTCATTCATTAACATACTTGAAAACATGATATTTTAAAACTGCAAATTTTCTAACTGCAGTAGAATCCAAGAATCAAGCATAGCATCAGATGGAAATATTCAAACAAAGTTCACAACGAATAAATGAAATCTAGTAAATTTTTacatttaagggcaaaaatgtttCTTCTTTAGGCTGTTGGGGCATAAGATGCTTGTTACACCCCGCTATGATTGCCCAGATGGTCAAGTCCCAAAGCGGTACAAATAGACCCCCCCAAGGGGATTCCTCATAAGAGCCCCTCGGCTTGCAACTTTCTTGACAAGTGGACCCACTTATTAACAGCCATATCAGATCTCTACTACCATGTCCCATATGAGATAACTTAGGGCACATCATACTGCCACTCTACCTAAGCCTATGACATAAGGCCACTTGCCCTTGACCCGCCAATAGTGGGATCCTAAGGAGAAAACCAAGTAATCAACATTCTCCAGCCTATCTCAACTCCTTCCTACCAATCCAGCCACCCTACTCGGTGGCTCTCCGCCCTGTCCTGAACAGGGTGAGCCATTTATCCATCTTTGCATCAACAATGCTAATCCTAAATTTAGATAGAGCAGACTAATACTAATTACTTAGAGAAATCCAAGTTTTCTTCTTGTGGCAACGAAACAAATTGGCTCTTAGCTCTTAATATTAAAGCAAGTGGGTGGGTTCATGTTAAGGTAGCAAATTCAAAGAACAAGGGCAGAGAAAGATGTTGCATTTATGGAGAAAACCCACCCACAAGATAACTTGAGGAAgatatcaatgccaatgccaaTGCTAATGCTGCCACATGAACTTCCACCAGAGCTTATCTCAactttaaggaaaaaaaaaaaaactttccagAGTGTAGATTAGGAGTATTAATtagttattaattattttataaagaaAAAACAATCAGCAGAATGTGAGAGTGATGAATGATAATTTACAAGGGGGCTGTGAAGTACATGCAGAGATACATAGataagaaaaagaagggaaagcaAACCAGCATAGCGGGTGCCGTCATAAGCTATAAGCAAACGCCACTTGTAGTGGGGAAGATTAACAACACTGCTGCTGGGCTTCACCATTGCCAAGTGGTTACCATCTTCCACCTACAATTGCAaacaagaagaaagaagaaatgggtttattttatttatgcaaaacaagaagaagaaagatttgagttacATACAGGTAGAGGTAGAGAAGTAGAATTggaggaagaagaaagatgccCATTTGCAAAGAGAGGAGATGAAAGGCCTAAAGCTCCTCCACCACTCCCCATATTTTCGCTCCCTCTTCCTCTCTCAAAAACTCTCCTTAATCTATGTATAGGATTTGGAAACACAATCCTTccagaaaatgaaaaaggatACATAGAACCTTACGGCGTCGTTTTAACTAATCCCTTTGGCTCAAGCTTCAAGATTTAAgtatattttgtttctttttaacCTTTGAAATTTAGGGTAAATTCTACCTAACATCACTCAACaattagtaagtttatgttttgacCACATAACtctaaaaagttacaaaatgaccaGTAagctatttgaaagttttcatttaactCATTGAACTATAAGAATGTTTTTATGTAAATCATTGGACTACTAAGTTTGTTTTAAAGTTAAGTTAGTGAGTTCCATGCGATGATTTGACGATCTATATGGAGGATCAATAGCTGATAATGAGTAAAAAAAAGACCTTAGATCCAAGATAATTTGACAGTCAATGTCAAATATCAGAGAAAatattatttgaattttagtttaTAGATTCATGACGTTTAAAGTTATTTCGTAACAAAAAATTGAATTGTTGAAGAAGAGGGGAAAGAGAGCTTTCAGCTGGTGCCAACAAAGAAACTATACAGCAATGATTTTAACAATTCAgggacttaaatgaaaattttcaaatagtttagtaatcattttataacttgttgaagttaaatgattaaaatgtaaacatattaatagtttaataaCATTGCTTGTAATTTaccttaaaatttaattatttttaattttaagaatttagtgttatataattttttataattaaaatttattttatcttttaatataATTACCCATCGGTTAATATTATACGTATGTTAGatcaagtaaataaaaatattaattataatattgtAAGGTTATGATTAAATATGAGATTATAAGGTTTTTAATAATATTCAGAGAAGTATAGTGACAATtgatatttatatgtatatgtatattaggTGATTTGCacgtaattttaaattaaatacttgAATATATTTTTAAAGGTTTATGGATATAAAAAtctcttaaaaataaaaacagtTTTTGATTTATTTGCggttgagtcttaactcgattggtatGGATATTGTTGTTAATGCAGGAGGACATCGGTTCGAGTGTGCTAAAgtatattatcctcctatttattaGTTAAGAAAGAGTTATGAATAGTTTTAAACATTGTATTAAAAGAGCATATATAATTAGAACAtataatgagattgttcaaaAAATTTCTTGATTTAATTGGCACCCATTTGTGCCCTTGttaacaaaaaataaattaattaaatcccTTCAATAATAATTTTGTCTATAACCACCTTAATTGTtaaaattaattgagaaaatataaaatatattaaaaaaattattgataAAAGGACAATTACAGGCCCTGATTTTATTGAtaacctttgttttttttttaaatctcaaaattttaagTAGAATATAATAATTTGgattttgaaaagttaaaattgtTTACTAAGTACCATATGCTATAAAATGTTTTTGGTATGGTTAGATactataaaatcaaaattttattattcaacGATCGCAAATATTAATATATGTTAGTATGAAATATCCGACAACAATTCTCATTATCCAACATTTAGTCGATGTCACGTGTTTATTCTAattttagggtttaatttttAAAACGAGGAACCGATAAATGATcttttgataatttatatatattttataatttttaaaaattaaaagaattataatttattagaaatttatataagttttatgaatttttataagGATAAAGTACAAAAATAATCACTAAACTATTGACtttgttatattttagtcattcaaCTATTAACTTTTTCGATTTAGCCATTaaactttttgaaattaaatattttaaccaCTCTCCTGTTAGTTGTCGTTAGATGAATGACGGGTAGCTGCCATGGGATTTTTTTATTGATCTATTAACAAATTTAGCCATCTAATATTTAAACCTTCTATCAATttgattttaaatataaaaaaaacacaataaatttagccctcaacatttacaaaataataatttttaattttaaaaattttaaaaatttaaccttaaatatttacaaaatataCTTTAAAAGCAACATCGCA encodes:
- the LOC108476215 gene encoding uncharacterized protein LOC108476215, giving the protein MYPFSFSGRIVFPNPIHRLRRVFERGRGSENMGSGGGALGLSSPLFANGHLSSSSNSTSLPLPVEDGNHLAMVKPSSSVVNLPHYKWRLLIAYDGTRYAGWQFQVSPPTIQCIVEKALIQITKLERECLHFVGASRTDTGVHAWGQVAHFITPFNYDSLETTHAALNGLLPSDIRVREISAATLEFHARFSAKSKVYHYKIYNDTIMDPFQRHYVYHSVYKLNTAAMREAAKMFIGKHDFSAFVNASRNDRVPDPVKTIFRFDVIEMGPLIQLEVEGSGFLYRQVRNMVALLIQIGKEAIPTEIVPKILATLDRRELAKYALSAPPHGLCLVSVKYNQEHLLLPSDCPTTSFGRHHTITKCKLPFY